A genomic window from Candidatus Nitrosotenuis uzonensis includes:
- the tes gene encoding tetraether lipid synthase Tes has product MSLIQLSRNSTKILGKKSTIRFTQSICPDCNMILDAEVFERDGRVFMSKTCPTHGECEELYFGSYDMYKKFSTYWADGKGAHAPNVMIEKCSCPNNCGLCSNHLSHSGLANMIVTNRCDLTCWYCFFYVKKGLEGAYMYEPELDQVRAMMKTLKAERPIPGNSIQITGGEPMLRDDITDVIKIMKQEGVDHVQMNTNGIRHAMDPEAAREVRLAGCNNLYLSFDGVTARTNPKNHWEIPYALDSCRKTGTTVVFVPTVIKSINDHELGGIIRYAQKNMDVVHAVNFQPVSLTGRMGKAEREKYRITIPDCIQRIEEQTGGEVTVDDWFPVPSCMPLTNVIEAFSSKPKYELSIHFACGAGTYVFEDAETKKFVPLTKFCDIQGMLELFEDKAEEIRSGKNKYFTMLEVVRKLSSFVDKKKQPAGLDLAKMFGNILMKRSFDAVGSWHVKGLFLGMMHFQDKYNEDLERLQRCDIHYLTPDLRIIPFCAFNVIPEWYRDRIQKKYSITVEEWEQREGVKLEDGLYRGLMRRGAGDELAAGCAKSQMFHQASQAVM; this is encoded by the coding sequence ATGTCGCTAATTCAGCTTTCAAGAAATTCGACTAAAATTCTTGGCAAGAAATCAACCATACGATTTACCCAGAGCATCTGCCCTGACTGCAACATGATACTTGATGCAGAGGTATTTGAGAGGGACGGACGCGTCTTTATGAGCAAGACATGCCCCACCCACGGCGAGTGCGAAGAGCTGTACTTTGGATCATACGATATGTACAAGAAATTCAGCACGTACTGGGCAGACGGAAAAGGCGCCCACGCACCAAACGTGATGATAGAAAAATGCTCCTGTCCTAACAACTGCGGCCTGTGCTCAAACCATTTATCACACAGCGGCCTTGCAAACATGATAGTTACCAACAGATGCGATCTTACATGCTGGTACTGCTTCTTTTACGTAAAGAAGGGTCTTGAGGGCGCGTACATGTACGAGCCGGAACTTGACCAGGTAAGAGCCATGATGAAGACGCTCAAGGCAGAAAGGCCGATTCCTGGCAACTCTATCCAGATTACCGGAGGCGAGCCGATGCTACGAGACGATATCACAGATGTTATCAAGATAATGAAGCAAGAGGGCGTTGATCATGTCCAGATGAACACAAACGGCATCAGACATGCCATGGACCCAGAGGCAGCGCGCGAGGTAAGGCTTGCAGGATGCAACAATTTGTACCTGTCATTTGACGGTGTCACTGCAAGGACAAACCCCAAGAACCACTGGGAGATTCCTTATGCGCTTGACTCTTGCAGAAAGACTGGCACTACCGTAGTTTTCGTTCCTACAGTAATCAAGTCAATCAACGACCATGAACTTGGCGGCATCATCAGATACGCGCAAAAGAACATGGATGTAGTACATGCAGTTAACTTCCAGCCGGTATCGCTTACCGGAAGGATGGGCAAGGCAGAGCGTGAAAAGTACAGAATCACCATACCTGATTGTATCCAGAGAATTGAGGAGCAGACTGGCGGAGAAGTAACAGTAGATGACTGGTTCCCAGTGCCAAGCTGCATGCCACTCACAAATGTAATTGAGGCATTTTCCAGCAAGCCAAAATACGAGCTGTCAATTCACTTTGCGTGTGGTGCAGGAACGTACGTATTCGAGGACGCAGAGACCAAAAAGTTCGTCCCGCTGACCAAGTTCTGCGACATACAGGGAATGCTTGAATTATTCGAGGATAAAGCTGAAGAGATACGCTCAGGCAAGAACAAGTACTTTACCATGCTAGAGGTGGTAAGAAAGCTTTCAAGCTTTGTTGATAAGAAAAAGCAGCCAGCGGGCCTTGATTTGGCAAAGATGTTCGGCAACATTCTGATGAAGAGATCCTTTGATGCTGTCGGCTCTTGGCACGTAAAGGGCCTGTTCTTGGGCATGATGCACTTCCAGGACAAGTATAACGAGGACCTTGAGAGGCTGCAAAGATGCGACATACACTATCTGACACCAGACTTGAGAATCATTCCGTTTTGCGCATTCAACGTCATTCCGGAATGGTACCGTGACAGAATCCAAAAGAAATACTCCATCACGGTCGAGGAATGGGAACAAAGAGAGGGCGTCAAACTAGAAGACGGTCTGTACCGAGGACTGATGAGAAGAGGAGCAGGCGATGAGCTTGCAGCCGGCTGCGCAAAAAGCCAGATGTTCCACCAGGCTTCACAGGCTGTAATGTAG
- a CDS encoding TrmB family transcriptional regulator: protein MSISDNTRKSLERIGLTSYEIRTYSSLLKAGELTASDLSQKSGVPYSKIYEVLGSLEEKGWIGSDDSRPTKYFAKSPATALEATKQKAAADFKENENVILRELVPLYEKSGVSERPDIWVLSGIMNIASKILEMVENCRNEVLIAIPKANETIVKQALPKLRQLHDKGVTITILMSDQMDKDSLKAISRVASVKVKKGLFGGGIISDKRYVVILLGPISSESSEAESVAIWADHAGLAGFAKEYFEYLLKDAKGVE from the coding sequence ATGAGCATATCCGATAACACCCGCAAGTCCCTTGAGAGAATCGGCCTTACCAGCTATGAGATAAGGACGTACTCGTCGCTTCTGAAAGCAGGCGAGCTTACAGCATCTGATCTAAGCCAGAAATCAGGCGTGCCATATTCCAAGATATATGAGGTATTGGGCTCCCTTGAGGAGAAGGGTTGGATAGGCTCGGACGACTCAAGGCCCACAAAATATTTTGCAAAATCCCCTGCTACCGCGCTTGAGGCAACAAAGCAAAAGGCCGCAGCCGACTTTAAGGAAAACGAGAATGTCATACTACGAGAGCTGGTTCCACTCTACGAGAAGAGCGGCGTTAGTGAAAGGCCGGACATCTGGGTATTATCAGGAATAATGAACATTGCCTCCAAGATTCTTGAGATGGTCGAGAACTGCAGAAACGAGGTTTTAATAGCAATACCAAAAGCAAATGAGACCATAGTAAAGCAGGCCTTACCCAAGCTGAGGCAGCTGCACGATAAGGGCGTTACAATCACCATACTAATGTCAGACCAGATGGACAAAGACTCACTCAAGGCAATATCACGCGTGGCAAGCGTGAAGGTAAAAAAAGGCCTCTTTGGAGGCGGCATAATATCAGACAAGCGATATGTGGTCATATTGCTAGGCCCGATAAGCTCAGAGTCTTCTGAGGCAGAGTCAGTTGCCATTTGGGCCGACCATGCAGGACTTGCCGGCTTTGCAAAGGAATACTTTGAATATTTGTTAAAGGATGCAAAGGGTGTCGAATAA
- a CDS encoding metal-dependent transcriptional regulator, translated as MDNFGDEVLFVGTAEAEHVEMYLKAIWHIKEKNEPVKISTIAKMLNVRQPSVVQMLKKLNEQNLVNYSKAGVSLTEAGEKVGASMMRNSRLLEVLMDSALKVEIDEEMVCGIEHHMNRQFTDALCTMLQHPRKCPHGHAIPRGTCCTN; from the coding sequence ATGGATAATTTTGGGGACGAGGTGTTATTTGTCGGGACTGCGGAAGCAGAGCACGTGGAGATGTACCTAAAGGCAATCTGGCACATCAAGGAAAAGAACGAGCCCGTAAAGATAAGCACAATTGCAAAAATGCTCAATGTAAGGCAGCCAAGCGTTGTTCAGATGCTAAAAAAGCTCAACGAGCAAAATTTGGTAAACTATTCCAAGGCCGGAGTATCCCTTACTGAGGCAGGAGAGAAGGTCGGCGCAAGCATGATGCGAAACAGCAGACTGCTTGAAGTTCTTATGGATTCTGCGCTAAAGGTGGAAATAGACGAAGAGATGGTCTGCGGAATCGAACACCACATGAATAGACAGTTTACCGATGCACTGTGTACAATGCTGCAGCATCCAAGAAAGTGCCCACACGGACATGCAATTCCGCGCGGCACGTGCTGCACCAATTAA